A genome region from Pseudomonas anguilliseptica includes the following:
- the epd gene encoding erythrose-4-phosphate dehydrogenase: MSKRPYRIALNGYGRIGRCVLRALHERGAGAQLEIVALNDLAEQASIEYLTRFDSTHGRFPGEVKVDGDCLHINGDCVKVLRQASPEAIDWAALDIDLLLECSGQYTSRSEAQRFIEAGAPRVLLSQPMASEADIDATVVYGVNQDCLSGAELLVSNASCTTNCGVPLLKLLNETVGIDYVSITTIHSAMNDQPVIDAYHHEDLRRTRSAFQSVIPVSTGLARGVERLLPELSGRIQAKAIRVPTVNVSCLDITLQTARDTSTEEINRVLRQAAESGPLKGLLAYTELPHASCDFNHDPHSAIVDGSQTRVSGPRLVNLLAWFDNEWGFANRMLDVAEHFLSLTTPAPVKD, translated from the coding sequence ATGTCCAAGCGCCCCTATCGAATTGCCCTCAACGGTTACGGCCGTATTGGCCGCTGCGTGCTGCGCGCGTTGCATGAGCGCGGTGCGGGAGCGCAGTTGGAAATCGTCGCGCTGAATGATCTTGCCGAACAGGCCAGCATCGAATACCTGACCCGTTTCGACTCCACTCATGGGCGTTTCCCCGGTGAGGTGAAGGTCGACGGCGATTGCCTGCATATCAACGGCGACTGCGTAAAAGTACTGCGTCAGGCCAGCCCGGAAGCCATCGACTGGGCAGCGCTGGATATCGACCTGCTGCTCGAATGCTCCGGTCAATACACCAGCCGCAGCGAAGCGCAGCGCTTTATTGAGGCTGGCGCGCCGCGCGTGCTGCTGTCACAACCGATGGCCAGTGAAGCCGATATCGACGCCACGGTGGTCTACGGGGTCAATCAGGATTGCCTGAGCGGCGCCGAGCTACTGGTGTCCAACGCCTCCTGCACCACCAACTGCGGCGTACCGCTGCTCAAGCTGCTGAATGAGACGGTGGGCATCGACTATGTGTCGATCACCACCATCCACTCGGCGATGAACGACCAGCCGGTAATCGACGCCTACCACCACGAAGACCTGCGCCGCACGCGCTCGGCCTTTCAGTCGGTGATTCCGGTGTCTACTGGCCTGGCCCGTGGTGTCGAGCGCCTGCTGCCGGAACTCAGCGGGCGTATCCAGGCCAAAGCCATTCGTGTGCCGACGGTGAATGTCTCGTGCTTGGACATCACCCTGCAGACCGCGCGTGACACCTCCACCGAGGAGATCAACCGCGTGTTGCGCCAGGCCGCGGAAAGCGGCCCGCTCAAGGGCTTGCTGGCCTACACCGAACTGCCGCACGCCAGTTGCGACTTCAACCATGACCCGCACTCGGCCATCGTCGATGGCAGCCAGACCCGCGTCTCCGGGCCGCGTCTGGTCAACCTGCTGGCCTGGTTCGACAACGAGTGGGGGTTTGCCAACCGCATGCTCGATGTCGCCGAACACTTTCTCTCCCTGACTACTCCAGCCCCCGTGAAGGACTGA
- a CDS encoding phosphoglycerate kinase, producing MTVLKMTDLDLAGKRVLIREDLNVPVKDGAVKSAARILASLPTIKLALEKGAAVMVCSHLGRPTEGEFSEENSLAPVAAYLSKALGRDVPLVKDYLGGVELKAGEIVLFENVRFNKGEKKNADELAQQYAALCDVFVMDAFGTAHRAEGSTHGVAKFAKVACAGPLLAAELEALGKALGNPAKPMAAIVAGSKVSTKLDVLNSLSQICDQLIVGGGIANTFLAAAGFPVGKSLYEADLVEAAKAIAAKVSVPLPVDVVVAKAFAEDAEATVKLVADVAEDDMILDIGPQTAAQFAELLKSSKTILWNGPVGVFEFDQFGNGTKVLAQAIAESPAFSIAGGGDTLAAIDKYSVGAQISYISTGGGAFLEFVEGKVLPAVEVLEQRAKA from the coding sequence ATGACCGTTCTGAAGATGACCGACCTCGACCTCGCCGGTAAGCGCGTGCTGATCCGCGAAGACCTCAACGTGCCGGTAAAAGACGGCGCGGTGAAGAGCGCCGCGCGCATCCTCGCCTCCCTGCCGACCATCAAACTGGCATTGGAGAAGGGCGCAGCGGTCATGGTCTGCTCGCACCTGGGGCGTCCGACCGAGGGCGAATTCAGCGAAGAGAACAGCCTGGCGCCGGTCGCGGCCTACCTGAGCAAGGCCTTGGGCCGCGACGTACCGCTGGTAAAAGATTACCTCGGCGGCGTTGAGCTCAAGGCGGGCGAGATCGTGTTGTTCGAGAACGTGCGCTTCAACAAGGGCGAGAAAAAGAACGCCGATGAACTGGCCCAGCAGTACGCAGCGCTGTGCGACGTGTTCGTCATGGACGCCTTCGGTACCGCTCACCGCGCTGAGGGTTCGACCCATGGTGTGGCCAAGTTCGCCAAGGTCGCCTGCGCCGGCCCGCTGCTGGCGGCCGAGCTGGAAGCCCTGGGCAAGGCGCTGGGTAACCCGGCCAAGCCAATGGCCGCGATCGTTGCCGGCTCCAAGGTGTCGACCAAGCTCGACGTTCTGAACAGCCTGAGCCAGATCTGCGACCAGCTGATCGTCGGTGGCGGTATCGCCAACACCTTCCTTGCCGCCGCAGGTTTCCCTGTAGGCAAGTCGCTGTACGAGGCTGATCTGGTTGAGGCCGCCAAGGCCATCGCCGCCAAGGTCAGCGTGCCGCTGCCGGTTGACGTGGTCGTCGCCAAAGCCTTCGCTGAAGACGCCGAAGCCACCGTCAAGCTGGTGGCTGATGTGGCTGAAGACGACATGATTCTAGATATCGGCCCGCAAACTGCCGCGCAGTTTGCCGAGTTGCTGAAATCCTCGAAAACCATCCTGTGGAACGGCCCGGTCGGGGTGTTCGAGTTCGACCAGTTCGGCAACGGCACCAAGGTGCTGGCCCAGGCCATCGCCGAAAGCCCGGCGTTCTCCATCGCCGGTGGCGGCGACACCCTGGCGGCCATCGACAAATACAGTGTTGGCGCTCAGATCAGCTATATCTCCACTGGTGGCGGCGCCTTCCTCGAGTTCGTCGAGGGCAAGGTATTGCCGGCTGTTGAAGTGCTGGAACAACGCGCTAAGGCATAA
- a CDS encoding MliC family protein: MKRITLLTLLSLLGACASQPAPSDNWTRWVCDSQTEVLWRFADSSRESVDVRLGGGDIVYRLTQEPAGSGALYSDGLLSFHTKGEEGLVYWTAKDDLIGRGCKAP; the protein is encoded by the coding sequence ATGAAGCGGATTACCCTGCTGACGTTGCTCAGCCTGCTTGGCGCCTGCGCCAGTCAGCCGGCACCGTCGGATAACTGGACGCGCTGGGTGTGCGACAGCCAAACCGAAGTGCTCTGGCGTTTTGCCGACAGCAGCCGTGAGTCCGTTGATGTGCGTTTGGGCGGTGGCGATATCGTCTATCGCCTGACCCAGGAGCCTGCCGGTTCGGGTGCGTTGTACAGCGACGGCCTGTTGTCCTTTCATACCAAGGGCGAAGAAGGGCTGGTCTACTGGACGGCCAAGGATGACCTGATCGGCCGCGGCTGCAAGGCACCCTGA
- the fba gene encoding class II fructose-bisphosphate aldolase (catalyzes the reversible aldol condensation of dihydroxyacetonephosphate and glyceraldehyde 3-phosphate in the Calvin cycle, glycolysis, and/or gluconeogenesis) has product MALISMRQMLDHAAEFGYGVPAFNVNNLEQMRAIMEAADKTDSPVIVQASAGARKYAGAPFLRHLILAAIEEFPHIPVCMHQDHGTSPDVCQRSIQLGFSSVMMDGSLKEDGKTPADYDYNVRVTQQTVAFAHACGVSVEGELGCLGSLETGMAGEEDGVGAEGVLDHSQMLTDPEEAADFVKRTQVDALAIAIGTSHGAYKFTKPPTGDILAIDRIKEIHKRIPNTHLVMHGSSSVPQEWLAIINQYGGDIKETYGVPVEEIVEGIKYGVRKVNIDTDLRLASTGAMRRLMATNPSEFDPRKFFGATVTAMRDICIARYEAFGTAGNASKIKPISLEGMFQRYAKGELAAKVN; this is encoded by the coding sequence ATGGCACTTATCAGCATGCGCCAGATGCTCGACCACGCCGCCGAATTCGGCTACGGCGTGCCGGCCTTCAACGTCAACAACCTCGAGCAGATGCGCGCGATCATGGAAGCGGCCGACAAGACCGATTCTCCGGTGATCGTCCAGGCTTCCGCCGGTGCCCGCAAATACGCCGGTGCGCCGTTCCTGCGCCACCTGATCCTGGCGGCTATCGAAGAATTCCCGCATATCCCGGTGTGCATGCACCAGGACCACGGCACCAGCCCCGACGTGTGCCAGCGTTCGATCCAACTAGGTTTCAGCTCGGTGATGATGGACGGCTCGCTGAAGGAAGACGGCAAGACCCCGGCCGACTACGACTACAACGTGCGCGTCACCCAGCAGACTGTGGCGTTTGCCCACGCCTGCGGCGTGTCGGTGGAAGGTGAGCTGGGTTGCCTGGGCAGCCTGGAAACCGGCATGGCCGGCGAAGAAGACGGCGTCGGCGCCGAAGGCGTGCTGGATCACAGCCAGATGCTCACCGACCCGGAAGAAGCCGCCGACTTCGTCAAGCGCACCCAGGTCGATGCCCTGGCCATCGCCATCGGCACCAGCCACGGCGCCTACAAGTTCACCAAGCCGCCGACCGGTGACATCCTCGCCATCGACCGCATCAAGGAAATCCACAAGCGCATCCCCAACACCCACCTGGTGATGCACGGCTCGAGCTCGGTGCCGCAAGAGTGGCTGGCGATCATCAACCAGTACGGCGGCGACATCAAAGAAACCTACGGCGTGCCGGTCGAGGAAATCGTCGAAGGCATCAAGTACGGTGTGCGCAAGGTCAACATCGACACCGACCTGCGCCTGGCGTCCACCGGTGCCATGCGCCGCCTGATGGCCACCAACCCGAGCGAGTTCGACCCGCGCAAGTTCTTCGGCGCCACCGTTACCGCCATGCGCGACATCTGCATCGCCCGTTACGAAGCCTTCGGCACCGCCGGTAATGCCTCGAAGATCAAACCGATCTCCCTGGAAGGCATGTTCCAGCGTTATGCCAAGGGTGAGCTGGCCGCCAAGGTCAATTAA
- a CDS encoding Ig-like domain-containing protein, whose amino-acid sequence MFRKIIRKDLYVCALALALTPLSAAVAEVNQAPEVRGHSEHIAAGKVNASWIWARDAEGDRITFAITKQPKYGRIQLDWNTGRYEYQPTANATGHYDEFEYRATDGKSWSAPAVVQLNLLPVACCLLTAGPVTVPQRPPVRF is encoded by the coding sequence ATGTTCAGAAAAATAATCAGAAAAGACCTGTACGTCTGCGCGCTAGCCCTGGCTTTGACCCCGCTGAGCGCGGCGGTTGCTGAGGTCAACCAGGCCCCTGAAGTGCGTGGCCACAGTGAGCACATCGCAGCTGGCAAAGTGAATGCCAGCTGGATCTGGGCACGCGATGCAGAAGGCGACCGGATCACTTTTGCGATTACCAAGCAGCCCAAGTACGGCCGTATCCAGCTGGACTGGAACACTGGGCGTTATGAGTATCAGCCGACGGCCAACGCTACTGGCCATTACGACGAGTTTGAATACCGCGCCACCGATGGCAAGAGCTGGTCGGCACCTGCCGTGGTGCAACTTAACCTGTTGCCTGTTGCCTGTTGCCTGCTGACGGCGGGGCCGGTAACCGTGCCCCAGAGGCCACCAGTCAGGTTCTAG